The following is a genomic window from Aricia agestis chromosome 20, ilAriAges1.1, whole genome shotgun sequence.
TAGCTCATTGGCACCAAAACTGACCAAATATTTGGTTGCAATTCATAGTTATCGGCGACCTATGTCTGAACGTATATTCTGCGTAGGAAtctgtaaaagaaaaaaatgtaaataaatttaaatatgacACACTACATGAATAACTTGTAACGtaaatatgtctctaatgtctaatgtgagctattcctatctctagtagggcaaaaccagagatagatcaaatattgggaacggccgtaacagAACACCTTCACGAGTCTGTACAACAACCTAAAGTATGTGAAACAAAACAACATATTGTGTGTACAACAGATGTCAAATGTCAAACACCGGCCGGCTGCCGGCCGCAAACTACTAaggcccttttcacatgcatacggTTGTCGTCTAAACGGCCCGGCGCCGTGCCGGGCTGCTAAGCCTTTCACATGTACACGGTTTTCGCACGGTCTCCCAGCAACGCGGTGGGGGGCGGTGGCAGTATTCATGCTGCGGAAAACCTCCGGGCCCCTGTGATGTTAGAGATTGAATGGTATTCCCGGCGCTCGCCGTGCCGTGTTGCACTCGTGTCATGTGAACAAGTCTCTATACTTGTCCATACAATATGACTGCAAAGACGGCTACCGCACCGGAACCGCGTTTGTAGTGGATAAACACGGGTGACACACGGTCACGGCACGGTCGCCGTGCCATGTGAAAGCTGTCTAAGTAGCTCATACATTTCTACTTTGTATGGCACGGCGACCGTGCCGCAAccgtatgcatgtgaaaagggGCTAAGGGATACTACCTGCGGGCCGCGTCTGCTGACACATTGATACAAAACTCGTTTTACGCAAAAAAACAAACCGAATTTCGTCAAACAACCGTGAAATAATGTTATTTGTATACGATACTGCTCAAATCGTGAATTAGAACGCACAAGACTTAATGCAGCAACACCACGCAACACTCCAAAATGTGTTTAGTTAATTTCAAGCTTCAACATCGTGGTGCAAGACCaacttaaataaatttaaatttattgtgtTTACAAATGAAAACATATTTAACTAAATGcgttttaacttattttaaataagGTTTGGTAAAAGCCGTTAAACGCGTTTATCTTACTAGGGTAGAAGTTAATTCCAAAAGGTCTGATGGAACCAAAATAAtactaggtgtgccacaagggtccattcTAGGCCCTTTTCGTTCTCGTCATCATCTGTATAATGACTAACCTTATCTTGGTAAAGATAAGCacgagatagtactttttgctgatgacacttcacttatttttaatgtgaagaggcgacaatttaattataacGAGGTAAAttatagtgctctctcaaaaaagtacattggtttagtgcTAATAATTTACAGTTGAAttctaaaaaaacaaaatgtttaaagtttagCTTGCCAAGTGTTAGGCAaatacaaaccaatgtactattgaatgatgagaaaatgaatttagtgaACACCACCGTGTTTCTTGGCATAACACTGGATTGTAAgctacaatggggtccacatattgtaAAACTGTCGTGTAAGATAAGCTAGTAGATAAGCTAATAGTTCTACAGCAtaatatgctgttaaaaaaatcgtgaaatcactgatgtagagaccgcgcgattagtttactttagctactttcatagcataatgttttacggcatcctcttgtggggaaacgcggtggacattaatacaatatttgcgctgcagaagcgagctattcgttctatttataagatgtcatcttttgaatctctaagaaaaaaatttaaggaaataaGAATTCTACCTCTCCACGTTATACCTCACTATTACTGACCATCTTCCAAAAGTCAAAGCCGACACGTACGCtaaattcaaattatatttcgatgaatgCTCTCAAAACAAGGATATATGGTATAAATCCATTGTAGACCAACCACCGCGCGTCCCTTGGTTTTCTTCACGACATTTGAAACGAAAGGAATTGACTATTAATTGTTTCCGAACTCGAACATACAACGTCCcgcttaataaatttaattacattatgaaaaaaagagaCGATCCCTACTGCTCAATATGTCAGAAGGAGGAGGACCTCCTACACTTAATTCTAGAATGTAGAATCAACGAACAACCGAGGCTGGTATTTTTAAGAGACAGTGGGTGCTCTTCGGTGGACCTCCTCTTTTTGTTCCATCGAATCTTAGCCTCAGAGTTCACTGACAAACACAGTAACAATCTTTTTGCGAACTGACACTCAACTTATTGAACGCTCCGATGCACCATAGTTTTTCTAATTcgtgtttttattaaattccctataatttataaattttgataaaatttcctACAACTTTTGTCTTAtatacttttttgaaattctaATAGGTTTTCAAAAAAGTATATAAGACAAAAGTTGTGGGAAATTTTATCAgctcttatttataatatagaacACACTTTTTGTCTACGACGCaccgttttaaaaatatgagcaTAAAACTCAAAATTGGGAACTTTAACCCCCTCCCCTCACTCCGGCTCCAACCTTAGGagcggggacttttagtatgtttacctTCTGGACATCCTAAACACATTTCTGAAGAAATTGCTTAGGTTGCAGCTCACGCACTCTACACCTTCTTTTTTAAGTGGACtataaagcgtattataaagtcaatgattgcatcgaggacagcacaccttattatttatttactcatgctattataatattatataatccttatcaaaaaaattattttatcactaagtacagtttatttaGATCATATTTGGTCTTTGACTGATTTAACTTCGACGGTTTTGAATTatggtgaaattaaaatattacgatagtgggcgtcaccaaggcaGGGCCGGGGTACGCGTGCGGAAGataatctgtgcagtgtgcagccTGCGGATACCTAATGACTGCAATGTCGATGTTAGtgtcggagtctgtgaattgacctggaattattttgctgaccgagtctttcctgggtagacTTTTTGCAGcggtaaccgacatccacgcgggcggagccgcgggcgaccgctagtatgTAGTGATAAACCGGTGAACTTCTTATCATTACCCTCCTAATCTAAACCTTCCCTGagcttccacgaatatttcaagactaaaattatgggcattgtccaaaaaaaatcacatgtactttttatatatttttttcgttgaaATAGGGTAATTTAAGAAtaccaattaaatatttttgaaattcattggctagttttttttaaataattttttaaagtttcggatctatgacgtcatcatcggcggccggCAGCAttgaatacataaaaataaaaaaaccggccaagtgcgagttggactcgcccatgaagggttccgcagcaacaataaggtttattttttatgaaattaaatggtttttgatttatttttatgttacagttgatttaatgaaagttaatttaaggtgtaccatttatgacgtataaaaaaaactacgtgctagatctcgttcaaaccaattttcgttggtagtttttatagtaatgtacatcatatattttttttgtatgtaggGTTCCTCCTCTCTATCTCCTCCTCAATATGTTTATttcatgtttatattttatatattttgtttagtaaaatttcctttcaatcgtctttataatggctggttcgtcaaatgcaagttctgttatttatgtgaaagctgattcgagaagcttaccaaaagttcaaaacgtaatgttggtcgagtttattgctaatttaacgttATGCCTTCCAGTgatgaaggtcaaactaaggttaaacatatttgtttaaaaatataagtaacgaatgggtattttttaaatgtatataCAGAacaacgatcactgaccttattcctcgaaatgtttttgtaatgggcacaatttaaaaaaaaaaggaaaatccCAATTgaaaatgcatttttatttataatgatagatttaataaaaacatgaaTCTAAAAATGGAACCAGCCGTGATGTCTTCTTGGACGAGTCCTCTGAGACCAACCGTAGTGATGATCACGGCCACGTTGATTGCCATGACCATTATTTCGACCATGATGAGCACGACCATTCCCACCGTGATGACTACCACCGTTTCCACCAGGATGCCCCCCTCTACTTTCACTAAGACGGCCATTACCATTTCCACTATGATGACCACCACTGTTCCCATGGTTTTGAGCATGGTTTTTGCCATGATGACCAGCTGAATTTCCACCGTGCAGGCCACCCGAACTACCACCTCGATGTCCCCTAGAATTTCCACCACGATGACTACCGTGATTTACGCCATGTGTACCACCATTTTTATGATTTGGACTTCGACCACGATGCCCTTGATTTTTACCACTTCCATGACCATgacctttattattattatgaccacCGCTATTACCTGCGTCATTACCTCTATTGTTATTTTGATCATTATTATCGTTCTCGTCATTATCGTTATTTTCATTGTTCTCATTGCTATTGCCTTcattctcattattattatgaccaCCGCTATTACCTGCGTCATTACCTCTATTGTTATTTTGATCATTATTATCGTTCTCGTCATTATCGTTATTTTCATTGTTCTCATTGCTATTGCCTTcattctcattattattatgaccaCCGCTATTACCTGCGTCATTACCTGTATTGTTATTTTGATCATTATCGTTCTTGTCATTATTGTTATTCTCATCGTTATCATTGTTATTACCATCACCATCGTTATCGTCTTTATCACCAACTTCATTATTATTCTCATCGTTACTTGATTCAGGATAATCTGCGTTACTAAAtcttaaatcaataattttttgAGACTTCTCATGTTTTTCAGGTTTATTTTGAGGTGTTATCAAAGGTGACGTAGTACTTTTAACGTTAGCAATATCTTTTAGTTTCTTGTCAGTTATGGAAGACGGTGGTTTTACAGTTGTCAAAACAATGTTCTTTGCAAATTTTGTAGAAGCTTCGTGTTTTTGTTTCAGGGTTGTTGCAACAGCTGGTGTAGTCGTAGCAATAATAATGTGAGAAGTTTTAGGAATTGAATCtacgtttttattatttattctatttataGTAGTAGGTATTTGAGTTGATGTCGATAGAATCATTTTTGTACTTCTTAAGATTGCATtaacttttttgtaattttcagtAGAAGGTAATTTTGTAACTAATTTATTTTCCTGTGTATTTTTTGTCAATGCTGAATAATCTTTATGTTTCATAGTTGTTGACTGTAAAGGTTGTTCTGTAGATGTAGTATTGATCGTCTTAGCGCTTTTTAGGGTAGCTTCGTCTATAATTTTACTTGTAAATGTAGGTGTAAGAGGAGAATGTAAAGTCTTTGCGACTATTTCATTAACCATTTTTGAGAACATATTGTCTTTGTATTTTGAGGTTGTTGTTGTGGTAGAAGATGATAGAGTGGATGTTCCTAAAACTTTTGTTACATTTTGATGATTAGTGTGGTCCTTCATTCTCTGAGTAGTTACAATGAATGACTCTGCACCCTTTGCTTTTGATTCTAGATGTTTCGAAGCAAAATTATCTGGAACTCTTGTAGTTGTTGTAGTAGAATGTACTACCGTGGATGTTGCTGGGaatatttcatgtttttttgttttttctaaagGCAATTTTGTAGTCTTCGTAATCATTTTATTTGATGATTTTTCCAAAGCATCGTGTTTTTGTATAATCATTGTAGTCACTGGAGATTGCGTTGTTTTTAACAATTCATTATGGTTCATAGAATACGTTGTAGTAAGTAGTTGCGTAGATGTGGGGTTTATACTACTTGTACTTATTTTGTCTTCGTGTTTTAAGGTCATTGTTAAGTGAGATGGTGTGGTGACAGTTGTGCTTGAATATAAAGGATAAGTCTTTGTAGGAATATTTTTGCGTAGTTCTGTTTGATATTCATAAGCGCGATAAGGTGTTGAAGTCTCTGATGTTATTGAAGCTGTTGATGTTACGCGTGGCagattatttgtatttttatttgtaagttcGTTTTTGTTTGCATCAATGACGATAACATTTTTCGTAGTTGCTTTTCTCGAATCTAATACATGCGATTCAGTTGATCTATTCTCGAGTGTTGTTGTATCGATCCTGCTGTCCGTCGAAGAGAGCGTTGATAAAGTCGATTGTAAAATTGTTTGTGCATTATTGTTTACACTTGTATTCAAAGTTCTTTTAGTAGTTGCAGGTAAAAATCCAAGCCTGAACAGAACATCCTCGATATCGTCTTCATTGTAAGTCTCATCAGCTGCGTCATTTGATGAAGACAACTGTGGGCTAAATGTCGTTGTCTCGACTTTGCTTAAAATTCTATCACTTTTTTGTCCATGCAATGTTTCAGAAAATTCCATGGAACCGAATCTGTTTAAAATTGCTGAATCTTCGTTTGTCTTACTTTTGGTAACATTCAACATTGACGCTTTTGGTCCAAGGTTATTTTGTGTTGATGTGGAAGTTTCCGACTGCGCTTTTTCGGTTGTGTTTATTACGGAAATCTTCCATATTGTGGTTGTTGTGAATGTCGTTTTGATATTTTCAGAAGGGTGTTGCGTTGTGACATCACTGACAGAGCTAGCGGAACTGGTGACGTCTACGTTCCTTCCTGTTGCCATTGTCGTAGTGCTAAATGGCAATTTAGTCGACACGTCGGAGCTAAGATTACTTTGTGTTGACGTGGAAGTTGCCGACTGCTTATGTTCGGTAGCGTTTGTTTTAGATGCATTATCTGTTATAACGGCGAATATTGATTGAAGATTTTCAGTGCTAGCAGACGTGGTGACGTCTACGTTCCTTTCAGTTGAAATAGTTGTGTTGCTGAATGGCAATTCATTCGACGCTTCAGACGAAACCTTATTTTGTGTCCATGTGGAAGTTGCTGACTGCATTTGTTCGGTACCAATTGTTTTAGAAATCTTCTCTGTGGTTGCTGCGTCTGTCGATCGAATATTTTCAGTCAAGTTTTGCGTTATATCATCACTGACAGAACTAGCAGACGTTGTGACGTCTACTTTCCTTTCATTTGCCATTGTTAAagttgtaaatggcaattccgttGACGCTTCGGATCCAAGATAACTTCGTTTCGATGTGGAAGTAGCCGTCTGCATTTGTTCGGTAGCGTTCatttcggaaatcttgtctgttgtaGTTTTATCTGTCGACTCGATATTGTCAGACGGGTGTTGCGTTGTTCCATTACTGAAAGTGCTAGCAGACGTGGTGTCGTCTACGTTATTTTCAATTGGCAGTGTTGTAGTTATAAATGGCAATTCCGTTGACGTTGCTGGTCCAAGATTACTTTGTTTCGATGTGAAAGTAGCTGTCTGCATTTGTTCGGTAGCGTTGATTTgggaaatcttgtctgttgttgtTTTGTCTGTCGATTCGATATTGTCAGACGCGTGTTGCGTTTTACCATCACTGATAGAGCTAGCAGAAGCGGTGACATCTACGTTCCTTCCTGTTGCCATTGTTGTTGTGCTGAATGGCAATTCCGTTGACACTTCGGGTCCAACattactttgtgtcgatgtggaagatgctGACTGCGTTTGTTCAGTAGAGTTTATTTCGGAATTCTTGTCTGTCGCTGTTTTGTCTGTTGATTCGATATTCTGAGACGGGTGTCGTGTTGTAACATCACTGAAAGAGCCAGCGGACGTGGTGACATCTACGATCGTTtcagttgtttttgttgttgttgtaaatagcaattccgttgacgcttcgggtacaacattactttgtgtcgatgtggaagatgccgactgcgtttgttcagtagcgtttatttcggaaatcttgtctgttgtttCTATATTCTCAGACGGGTGTCGTGTTGTAACATCACTGAAAGAGCCAGGTGACGAGGCGCCATCTACGATCTTTTCATTTGTTTGTGTTGTAGCTGTGAATGGCAATTCCGTTGACGCTTCGGGTCCAACattactttgtgtcgatgtggaagatgccgTCTGCGTTTTTTCAGTAGCGTTTATTTCagaaatcttgtctgttgttgtTTTGTCTGTCGATTCGATATGCTTAGATGGCTCTTGTGTTGTATCATCACTGAAAGAGCTCACGGACGTCGTGACGTCTACGTTCCTTTCAGTTGCCATTGTTGTTGTGctaaatggcaattccgttGACGCTTCGGTTGTAACATTACTTTGTGTTGATGTGGAATATGCGGACTGCGTTTGTTCAGTAGAGTTTATTTCGAAAATCTTGTCTGTTGCTGTTTTTTCTGTTGATTCGATATTCTCAGACGGGTGTCGTGTTGTAACATCACTGAAAGAGCCAGCGGACGTGGTGACATCTACGATAGTTtcagttgtttttgttgttgttgtaaatggcaattccgttgacgcttcgggtacaacattactttgtgtcgatgtggaagatgccgactgcgtttgttcagtagcgtttatttcggaaatcttgtctgttgtttCTATATTCTCAGACGGGTGTCGTGTTGCAACATCACTGAAAGAGCCAGGGGACGAGGCGCCATCTACGATCTTTTCATTTGTTTGTGTTGTagttgtaaatggcaattccgttGACGCTTCGGGTGTAACATTACTTTGTGTTGCTGTGGAATATGCGGACTGCGTTTGTTCAGTAGAGTTTATTTCGAAAATCTTGTCTGTTGCTGTTTTTTCTGTTGATTCGATATTCTCAGACGGGTGTCGTGTTGTAACATCACTGAAAGAGCCAGCGGACGTGGCGCCATCTACGATCTTTtcagttgtttttgttgtagttgtaaatggcaattccgtGAACGCCTCGGGTACAACattactttgtgtcgatgtgaAAGATGCCGACTGCGTTTGTTCAGTGGCGTTTATTTCGGAAATTTTGTCTGTTGCTGTTTTGCCTGTTGATTCGATATTCTCAGACGGGTGTCGTGTTGTAACATCACTGAAAAAGCCAGCGGACGTGGTGCCATCTACGATCGTTtcagttgtttttgttgtagttgtaaatggcaattccgttgacgcttcgggtccaacattactttgtgtcgatgtggaagatgccgACTGCGTTAGTTCAGTAGCGTTCatttcggaaatcttgtctgttgttgtTTTGTCTGTTGATTTGATATTCTCAGACGGCTCTTGTGTTGTAACATCACTGAAAGAGCTAGCAGACGTTGTGACATCTACGTTCCTATCAGTTGTATTTGTTGTagttgtaaatggcaattccgttgacgcttcgggtccaacattactttgtgtcgatgtggaagatgccCACTGCGTTTGATCAATAGCGTTTGtttcggaaatcttgtctgttgttgtTTTGTCTGTCGATTCGATATGCTTAAATGGCTCTTGTGTTGTATCATCACTGAAAGAGCTCGCAGACGTCGTGACGTCTACGTTTCTTTCAGTTGCCATTGTTGTTGTGCTAAATGGTAATTCCGTTGACGCTTCGGGTGTAACATTACTTTGTGTTGATGTGGAATATGCCGACTGCGTTTGTTCAGTAGCGTTTAACtcggaaatcttgtctgttgttaTTGTGTCTGTCGATTCGATATGTTCAGACGGCTCTTGTGTTGTTACACTACTGAAAGAGCTAGCGGACGTCGTGACGTCTACCTTCCTTTCAGTTGCCATTGTTGTTGTGCTGAATGGCAGGTAAGTTGACGCTTCAGATCTAACAtgactttgtgtcgatgtggaagatgctGACTGCGTTTGTTCCGTAGCGTTTATTTGGAAAATCTTATCTGTTGTTGTAGCTGTGGATTTAATATTGTCAGACGTGTGTTGCGTTGCAACATCACTAACAGAGCTAGCAGACGTGGTGATATCTACGTTCTTATCAGTTGTATTTGTTGTagttgtaaatggcaattccgttGACGCTTCAGTTCCAATattactttgtgtcgatgtggaagatgccCACTGCGTTTGATCAAAAGAGTTTGTTTCGGAAGTCTTGTCTGTTGTGTCTGTCGATTCGATATGCTCAGACGGCTCTTGAGCTGTATCATCACTGAAAGAGCTCGCGGACGTCGTGACGTCTACGTTCCTTTCAGTTGCCATTGTTGTTGTGctaaatggcaattccgttGACGCTTCGGGTGTAACATTACTTTGTGTTGATGTGGAATATGCGGACTGCGTTTGTTCAGTAGAGCTTatttcggaaatcttgtctgttgcTGTTTTGTCTGTTGATTCGATATTCTCAGACGGCTCTTGTGTTGTTACATCATTGAAAAAGCTCGCGGAAGTCGTGACGTCTACATTCCTTTCAGTTGCCATTGTTGTTGTGCTGAATGATAGTTCAGTTGACGCTTCCGATCTAACATGACTTTGTGTCGATTTGGAAGATGCTGACTGCGTTTGTTCCGTAGCGTTTATTTCGAAAATCTTATCTGTTGTTGTAGCTGTGGATTCAATATTGTTAGACGTGT
Proteins encoded in this region:
- the LOC121737406 gene encoding streptococcal hemagglutinin-like, whose translation is MATERNVDVRTSASSFSDVTTQEPSENIKSTDKTTTDKISALNATEQTQTTSSTSTQRNLVPEATTEWPFSTTTMAITRNRDVTTSASSFSDVTTQEPSENIKSTDKTTTEKISEINATEQTQSPSSTSTQSNVGPEVSTELPFSTTTMATGRNVDVTASASSISDGKTQHASDNIESTDKTTTDKISQINATEQMQTATFTSKQSNLGPATSTELPFITTTLPIENNVDDTTSASTFSNGTTQHPSDNIESTDKTTTDKISEMNATEQMQTATSTSKRSYLGSEARSNHREDF
- the LOC121737034 gene encoding basic-leucine zipper transcription factor A-like → MQSATSTWTQNKVSSEASNELPFSNTTISTERNVDVTTSASTENLQSIFAVITDNASKTNATEHKQSATSTSTQSNLSSDVSTKLPFSTTTMATGRNVDVTSSASSVSDVTTQHPSENIKTTFTTTEKAQSETSTSTQNNLGPKASMLNVTKSKTNEDSAILNRFGSMEFSETLHGQKSDRILSKVETTTFSPQLSSSNDAADETYNEDDIEDVLFRLGFLPATTKRTLNTSVNNNAQTILQSTLSTLSSTDSRIDTTTLENRSTESHVLDSRKATTKNVIVIDANKNELTNKNTNNLPRVTSTASITSETSTPYRAYEYQTELRKNIPTKTYPLYSSTTVTTPSHLTMTLKHEDKISTSSINPTSTQLLTTTYSMNHNELLKTTQSPVTTMIIQKHDALEKSSNKMITKTTKLPLEKTKKHEIFPATSTVVHSTTTTTRVPDNFASKHLESKAKGAESFIVTTQRMKDHTNHQNVTKVLGTSTLSSSTTTTTSKYKDNMFSKMVNEIVAKTLHSPLTPTFTSKIIDEATLKSAKTINTTSTEQPLQSTTMKHKDYSALTKNTQENKLVTKLPSTENYKKVNAILRSTKMILSTSTQIPTTINRINNKNVDSIPKTSHIIIATTTPAVATTLKQKHEASTKFAKNIVLTTVKPPSSITDKKLKDIANVKSTTSPLITPQNKPEKHEKSQKIIDLRFSNADYPESSNDENNNEVGDKDDNDGDGNNNDNDENNNNDKNEGNSNENNENNDNDENDNNDQNNNRGNDAGNSGGHNNNENEGNSNENNENNDNDENDNNDQNNNRGNDAGNSGGHNNNKGHGHGSGKNQGHRGRSPNHKNGGTHGVNHGSHRGGNSRGHRGGSSGGLHGGNSAGHHGKNHAQNHGNSGGHHSGNGNGRLSESRGGHPGGNGGSHHGGNGRAHHGRNNGHGNQRGRDHHYGWSQRTRPRRHHGWFHF